TTAGAAATAAAACGAAGTATATTACTTGcaaataaattcttttattaatattttgcgCAAACACATCTTAGAACTTTGAATTCTGGTTTCACTTTTCGAAATGAATTATTCCTTTGTATTGTTCAATTCAAATAAGATTCTGTTACACACTTTGAGGATTTGCTTCTTTAGGGCTGTTTGCCTGAAACATTAAACTTTGTATTTTACAGTCGCTGTAATAAACAATAAGCTTTATTAGTACTCACATAGTTAGTTTGATATTGTTTATTGGGTGATAACTGgtcttcatttatatttttaacttcACTTATAAAATAAGGTACATTGTTTTGTATCAGTAAATGTGTATCATTGTGCTGAatgtcattaaaatatattttttgcacTTGTTCATCAGAAACCAGAGTTGCTACATTTGTAGAAATATCTAAAGCTTTGTCAGTTTTCCATACTTTAAGCAATGTTTCAGTATTATAAAATGGATACACGCTATAAACAACTGGCCATGGATGTTGGTCAGAATCTTCATAAGTATTATTTTCGCTCAGTACTTGACATGCAAAAATACTGGCAAACAATATTACCTATATTAAACAAATTTGGTAATTATATAGTTTAGTTGCCTTTTTCAGTTTTGTGTACTTTAGTctacttttttttaaacaagaaatcAAGTGAGAGACCTCAAAAAAGTAATGTACTTTTTAGCCAAAACACTGAAATAAGCAGAATAACTTGAAAAATTCAGGTCAGTAATTTAGAAGCAGAGTTAAGTGTTTCGATTTTGGTTTAATTTTTAACTAGCATATTAGAAATCTAATCTTACAGAAAAAACtcacttttaaaaaaatatcaagaGATATATTATTTTTTCGGGCTCTTCCATTTGATTTTTCGTTTTAGTAATAaaatagatttaaaaaaaaaagtagaccGAAATatgcaaatatgtgaaaaaaaaCTACTAAACTACATAATTCTACaaatttttataacaaaataatatgtatgcaagctgtaacttACAATCAGTGAAAAGTGCATCTTGCTGCTGGTATACTAAAAGTGATCACCTCTTCGTGGAAGTTATGCGATTTTATACTATCTCTACCATTTTAAATACAGATATAAACTTACATTAGATTAAGCAGATTCTATTTCAAGGCTTGAGTGTCACATCTCAGGATTATGCCCATTAAAGCTACTTAAAACTTATTGAAAAAACTTTAATACGGAAAGTACAAATTAAAAAAACCATATTGAAtacaataatttataaatatttctttattccTTAACATACACAAAAATAATCTGTATTTATAAACgagtacagtagtgcccacttaaatgATCGCATTTTTGTTCACTTAAGTGTCCGCGGTTATCCCCACCATTTCTTAGGagccaagcggcttcgaacatcgagcgtgtcgagcgTAACTTGACGCCAGTCGTTATCGGTACATTGTAAATATGGTTTCGggtgccagctattgtatctcactcgcacttatcctctttccttatTTCCGTTGCATTCTGAGAAGCAACCATacccacataagtgaccgcggccggtcccgagcgtggtcacttaagtgggcactactgtacttCTTTTAAAAGATTTATCTCTCAACTGTCTCTATAGACATTACATTACATCCCAGAAGGCCATTGCCAAGCCAACGACGTGGAACCAAAGTCAAAGGTACTGTATTAGAGCCACGTTTAACTAGTATATTCACCGACTTATTCTTGCTGTTTTGTACCAAAGTACCAATATCATTTAACGATTTATAATTCCGATAATCGATGCAACCAAATTTCAATATAAGGTCATTAACTTGAATCCCCTGTAAAATTTAGTGTCCTGAATGTATAATCATTTACAATTTTCTCAGTATTATAAAATTTGATATCTTACTGCTAACTCAGCTGGTGAACCTGGTGTTACTAAATTTACTCTCAGAAAAGGCTCCAATTGTATAGTATCTTGAACATCGCTTGTTGCAGCTACAGTGGAACTTTCTGCTTGATTTCCAGCCAAAGCATGCACCTTGTGCAAACCCTCCTCTATTTTATTCATTAGTGCAGTGTGATCATTTTTAAGACCTAGTCGTTTAACAAGATCAAGTTATTAAAATTCttacaaaaaattaatataataaaaaaacgcACATATTATTTTGTGCCTTGCATGTCTGACTTGGTAAACGTCGATATCCTGTCGCGGATATCCTTCAGAGTCGACCAAACTATCATCCATTCCAACATGGTTCTGTAATTAATGTCAACACATCATTATATATTCAAAAATTTGACAGATCATGCTGTATTTGTATTCATTTTCAATAACAAGGTTAGGCAAATGTTCATTACGAATTTATAAAGTATTTCGATATACATACGGAATCTAAGATTTCCTTTAATGCTTTCAACTCCGATTCAATATTATCTTTCTCTTTCATAAGCTGAAGGACATAATCCTTAGCTTCCTGTAACTCCATGTCAACCACCATTTTTCATTTATGTATCAATGACGCGTAGTTATCAGGTCCGTAGTGATATAGGGTGTCTaatctttaaaacatttaaTAATAGGACGAAGCATAATGGAAACTATACATGTATAGTTTTTATGAATATCTCAGAAAATAAGGTCGAGCGGTAACATATTGCGATATCGTCCAAATCGGTGAGGCAACCACGATTCGAAATAAttaccatttctttatttagtattttaaattacacatttttaatacatatttcataaaataattttatatacatCGTAcatatgtattataatttaaGACATTTGTAGTTTTAAAAATAAAGCTTTCAAGTAACGCGCTTCATAGACGACCGTTTGTTTACCCTCTGGAGTAATGGAAAGCATATCTTGCATGTCGATGGGTTGTTCTACTACCGTTCTCACGTCCCTTCCGTAAACTAAAAATGAAAGTAATAAAAACAGCTGTCTATAACACGGAAACATAACGTGATATGACAAAAACACCCATACCTTCACAGTGTTCTAAAAATTGTATACATTCTTGTAACGTAGTATCTTTTAAAACTACCAATTGTTTAGCCAACTGTTCTAAAAGAGACAGAAAACATCTCTTCGCAtaaaaccaagtatctgttcCTAACTTTTTATTATAAGGTTCGAGACTTTTCATTACTCTAGATATTCCAAACTCGTAATTTCCCTTAGAACAGTATAATGTACCAATTACTAAATTTACAATGCACaaatgaaacaattttttatctTGATCCTCTCGCGATACCGCCTGTTCTTCTTTCTCTATTTTCTTTATTAATCCTTCAGCTTCTGCATTTTGCGTCGTCATAATATAACTTACACATAAATTAGCGAGTACTATAGCGCTTACatccaaaatctgaaatttcGTTCAAAATTGCGTAATGAATAATTTacaaattacaataaaaatacaaaaaataaaatagcaACTGACATTGTCATATTTTTTTCTGACAATTGGTTCGTAGAAGCCCGTTGCctctttaaatttgttttcttgcATAAATAGGGTATGAGCAACGTTTAATTTCCATACATCATGTTCATTGCAAAATTCTACactttttctaaaaattttttCGACCTGCGTATAATTTCCGAGTTCCCAATAGATTTTAGCTTGTGCCATTAAAACGGGCACATATTTCTCCAAAGCTTCCTCATAATCATTTACTGCTTTTTTAACAGCATTATCATCGTGATTTAATCTTGCTTCTTGAACTCGTTTTGTCGCTTTTCTCAATACCTCCATGTGTTTGTTACCAAGATCGTCAAATTTGCGATATGCTTCTTCGGGCGAAGTTTGTTGTGTAATTAATGCATCCAAAAAATCATATAAATACTAAAAATTAAGTAACGTTAATATTAATGCATTCAaaagtattaatatttaatttttaatttcgatgcATTTTATAACATTCTTTATAAAAGTTCTTTCGTTTGAACCTCCCCCCCATTAGCTTGCGATTGTTACAGTCCTGTACTTAGATGTTGTTGGTCAACTTAACCTTCACGTTAAGCTTTCTTGTCACGGATTTATTATTAGTTTTAATACGAATACGATAATTGTATAACTCGTGAACAAaagtatttttgtttaaaatatttaccatttaTAAAAATggtaaactgtaagataaatcaAATATTTCTTGGTGAAATTGCGTCCATACAAAATTATGGAGCTTTCGTTAGAATTCCCGGCTGTTCGGCACAGGGATTAATTCACAAATCACAGGTAGCGAGACAacatatttgtaaaaaaaagaGGTTAAaccacttatttatattatggaatttaaaaaatttatatttataaaatcttTTTAGGTAAGCTCTGCTCATGTTGACAATGTTGCAGAAATTTTGCAAAGGGGAGAACGAGTATGGTGCAAAGTTATTTCTGTAGGAGATGATGGTAAAATAGGATTATCTATGAAATATGTAAATCAAGGGAATGGTACAGACTTAGATCCTAATGGAGTAGATTTACAAAGAGATATGCAAAAGAAAAAAACTATAGGGAAATATGAACGTAAAGTTATACATCTAGAAGCAGTTCTTAATACTACATGCACAAAATGTGGAACAGCTGGTCATTTATCCAATGATTGCTTTATGTCCCCCGATGGGAAAAAATATGAATTGATCCCAGAGGTTGAGGAGGAGGTTGTTCAGCCACAAGTCCCACAAGTCCCTCAAATTCCACAAGTTGAAACAAGCGAGAAGGAAAAGAAACGTAAGCAGAAGAAagcaaagaaaaaacagaaagcTAAAAAACACAAACAAGACACAGATGATATCGATTCTGATGAAAAGGAAGTAgttaagaaaaagaagaaaaaacattcCAAagatcaaaaaaagaaaaagaagaaatatgATAGTTCTTCTAACGACGAATGTTCTAATGAAAGTTCTTCTAGTCATGATGTGAAAACTCATAAACGAAGGCGTTCAGAAAGTTTAGAAAAACGTACAAAAAAATGTAAACATTCAAAAAGTAAATATCCTGATCGATGAAAAATAGTACAATTTTGATAGAATTCAAAGCTATTTCTTATATTACTTTTATAATTTCTTAAATCACAAGTACTATTTCTAGTAGATGATGCGTGACAGGTGCATTTACAGTACGTGTAATATTGTAATAATAAAAACCATACTTACTGGTGTTAAATACTTATAGGTTAAGTGCACATTTTCAGCTAAAACATCAGCTGCTAAATCATAATATTGATATTTACAATATAATAGCAATAAATTAGCAAATGTTTCAGGCGGAAATGGATTTTGTTGCAATAAAAATTGAAGTTTTTCAAATCCTTCGCTTGGTTTTGTGTCCATATTTATTAAGGCTTGATTGTGTAAAGTAACCGCATCAAGTTCTTCTTCGGATCTAGGAGGCATATCCGTTAATGCTTCTTTTGCCGCTTCGTCTAAAAACACCAAAtaagaattataaaaaatattagacgcaataaataattacaattttctACACATAATTACAATTTTGTAATTGATATTCAATTGCTGCTTTCAAGTTGAATGCCTCTGTTAAAGCTGTTTCATGAAGTGTTAATGTATTTCCAACACTGCGTACTTCTATACCTTCTGTAGTCATTCCTACTCCTAATTCTGGGTGTTCTTTTATCCCTTGTTCAATAATGTCAGCTAacgtaatatataatataatccatattaaataaatgtaattttcgGTACTTTAGACataataataatgtaaatgtTACCAATATGTTTTAATGATGCAGCAAATTCTTTTAATTTGAAGTAACAAAGTGCTACATTGTATGATAAATGGGGTTTAAAACCAGCAATTTGTAATGCATTTGAAAATCTTTTCAAAGCTTGTTCATACTGCTCTTCCTAATAGGAAAAGAGATAAGGAATATATAAATCTTTTCTCAGCAAATTTTTGTCCTACTTTAATACCTTATATAAAAGACATCCTAAATTAATTTCTGTGTCAACATCATCTGTTTGACATTGATCAACAAGATTTTTTGCAGCCACCATATCCTCTTGCCCATATTTTATTGCTGCCTGTAGTTTTTTTACTTTAAATTCCAGATTACTTTGATTTACAATATTGGAACATATTGTCCAAGCCTCTTGGTACATACATGCTTGATGTAAAGATTGAGCATGGTataatttgtatatattttcaTCTGGACACAATTGAACTAATTTCTCATAACATTGTGCAGATGCTATAAAATCTTGTGTATAAAAATAACA
The Colletes latitarsis isolate SP2378_abdomen chromosome 14, iyColLati1, whole genome shotgun sequence DNA segment above includes these coding regions:
- the Ttc30 gene encoding tetratricopeptide repeat domain 30 isoform X2, whose protein sequence is MSTFIQNVHIKDGEYTKTIYTMIKEQRYAETIKVLITLLDSYTSSRPCLSLLAHCYFYTQDFIASAQCYEKLVQLCPDENIYKLYHAQSLHQACMYQEAWTICSNIVNQSNLEFKVKKLQAAIKYGQEDMVAAKNLVDQCQTDDVDTEINLGCLLYKEEQYEQALKRFSNALQIAGFKPHLSYNVALCYFKLKEFAASLKHIADIIEQGIKEHPELGVGMTTEGIEVRSVGNTLTLHETALTEAFNLKAAIEYQLQNYEAAKEALTDMPPRSEEELDAVTLHNQALINMDTKPSEGFEKLQFLLQQNPFPPETFANLLLLYCKYQYYDLAADVLAENVHLTYKYLTPYLYDFLDALITQQTSPEEAYRKFDDLGNKHMEVLRKATKRVQEARLNHDDNAVKKAVNDYEEALEKYVPVLMAQAKIYWELGNYTQVEKIFRKSVEFCNEHDVWKLNVAHTLFMQENKFKEATGFYEPIVRKKYDNILDVSAIVLANLCVSYIMTTQNAEAEGLIKKIEKEEQAVSREDQDKKLFHLCIVNLVIGTLYCSKGNYEFGISRVMKSLEPYNKKLGTDTWFYAKRCFLSLLEQLAKQLVVLKDTTLQECIQFLEHCEVYGRDVRTVVEQPIDMQDMLSITPEGKQTVVYEARYLKALFLKLQMS
- the LOC143350281 gene encoding uncharacterized protein LOC143350281 encodes the protein MHFSLIVILFASIFACQVLSENNTYEDSDQHPWPVVYSVYPFYNTETLLKVWKTDKALDISTNVATLVSDEQVQKIYFNDIQHNDTHLLIQNNVPYFISEVKNINEDQLSPNKQYQTNYANSPKEANPQSV
- the LOC143350280 gene encoding 26S proteasome non-ATPase regulatory subunit 9 → MVVDMELQEAKDYVLQLMKEKDNIESELKALKEILDSNHVGMDDSLVDSEGYPRQDIDVYQVRHARHKIICLKNDHTALMNKIEEGLHKVHALAGNQAESSTVAATSDVQDTIQLEPFLRVNLVTPGSPAELAGIQVNDLILKFGCIDYRNYKSLNDIGTLVQNSKNKSVNILVKRGSNTVPLTLVPRRWLGNGLLGCNVMSIETVER
- the Ttc30 gene encoding tetratricopeptide repeat domain 30 isoform X1 — encoded protein: MFQQCILFKIKYDKFQTQFFCVLIKQKVFIFQIKEQRYAETIKVLITLLDSYTSSRPCLSLLAHCYFYTQDFIASAQCYEKLVQLCPDENIYKLYHAQSLHQACMYQEAWTICSNIVNQSNLEFKVKKLQAAIKYGQEDMVAAKNLVDQCQTDDVDTEINLGCLLYKEEQYEQALKRFSNALQIAGFKPHLSYNVALCYFKLKEFAASLKHIADIIEQGIKEHPELGVGMTTEGIEVRSVGNTLTLHETALTEAFNLKAAIEYQLQNYEAAKEALTDMPPRSEEELDAVTLHNQALINMDTKPSEGFEKLQFLLQQNPFPPETFANLLLLYCKYQYYDLAADVLAENVHLTYKYLTPYLYDFLDALITQQTSPEEAYRKFDDLGNKHMEVLRKATKRVQEARLNHDDNAVKKAVNDYEEALEKYVPVLMAQAKIYWELGNYTQVEKIFRKSVEFCNEHDVWKLNVAHTLFMQENKFKEATGFYEPIVRKKYDNILDVSAIVLANLCVSYIMTTQNAEAEGLIKKIEKEEQAVSREDQDKKLFHLCIVNLVIGTLYCSKGNYEFGISRVMKSLEPYNKKLGTDTWFYAKRCFLSLLEQLAKQLVVLKDTTLQECIQFLEHCEVYGRDVRTVVEQPIDMQDMLSITPEGKQTVVYEARYLKALFLKLQMS
- the LOC143350279 gene encoding zinc finger CCHC domain-containing protein 17, which translates into the protein MVNCKINQIFLGEIASIQNYGAFVRIPGCSAQGLIHKSQVSSAHVDNVAEILQRGERVWCKVISVGDDGKIGLSMKYVNQGNGTDLDPNGVDLQRDMQKKKTIGKYERKVIHLEAVLNTTCTKCGTAGHLSNDCFMSPDGKKYELIPEVEEEVVQPQVPQVPQIPQVETSEKEKKRKQKKAKKKQKAKKHKQDTDDIDSDEKEVVKKKKKKHSKDQKKKKKKYDSSSNDECSNESSSSHDVKTHKRRRSESLEKRTKKCKHSKSKYPDR